Proteins encoded within one genomic window of Rubripirellula tenax:
- a CDS encoding ROK family protein: MQPPKLLGDLYLGIDVGGTNVKIGLVDDAGNVYARTATATPPLGTPERVFQFAHQFAIEQLRSHDVPATRLKAVGLAVPGVLDTQRSVLREVVNLPGWLGESLKQILSDVTRLQAAVVNDANAAAYAEHALRNLGNQSLALVTLGTGVGCGVVVAGRPHGGDHGCAGELGHIAIDFSSDAIPCTCGSRGHLESYAGSAGVVARLQSLWTDNAESMPATTIEIASRAEQGDPLCLQAIDETAMYVGRAIGMMGQTVNPAVVLIGGAMTFGGNETSTGLRFLDGIRKSVVATTLVQVGGNLKIEYASLGNDAGMLGAARVAKRTFLEG; the protein is encoded by the coding sequence ATGCAACCCCCAAAACTTCTCGGTGACCTGTACCTCGGCATTGATGTCGGTGGCACCAATGTCAAAATCGGATTGGTGGATGACGCCGGAAATGTCTATGCCAGGACGGCCACCGCGACACCGCCACTTGGAACGCCCGAACGGGTGTTTCAGTTCGCACATCAATTTGCCATCGAACAATTGCGGTCTCATGACGTTCCGGCAACGCGATTGAAGGCCGTCGGATTGGCGGTCCCCGGTGTTCTTGACACGCAGAGGTCGGTGCTCCGCGAAGTTGTCAATTTGCCCGGTTGGCTGGGCGAGTCGCTGAAACAGATTCTTTCCGATGTGACGCGATTGCAAGCAGCGGTTGTCAACGATGCCAACGCGGCCGCGTACGCCGAACACGCGCTGCGAAATCTCGGCAACCAATCGCTCGCGCTGGTCACGCTTGGCACCGGAGTCGGATGTGGTGTTGTGGTCGCCGGACGCCCCCATGGTGGCGACCACGGGTGCGCTGGCGAACTTGGGCATATCGCGATCGACTTCAGCTCCGACGCAATCCCTTGCACCTGCGGCAGTCGCGGCCACTTGGAAAGCTATGCCGGATCGGCCGGTGTCGTCGCTCGGTTGCAATCGTTGTGGACCGATAACGCGGAATCCATGCCCGCAACGACGATCGAAATCGCTAGCCGTGCCGAACAAGGCGATCCGCTTTGTTTGCAGGCGATCGACGAGACGGCCATGTACGTGGGGCGAGCCATCGGCATGATGGGCCAGACCGTCAATCCGGCCGTCGTGCTGATCGGCGGCGCGATGACATTCGGTGGCAACGAAACCTCCACCGGCCTTCGTTTTTTGGACGGCATACGGAAATCGGTGGTCGCAACGACGTTGGTTCAGGTTGGTGGTAATTTGAAGATCGAGTATGCGTCGCTTGGAAATGATGCGGGTATGCTTGGCGCTGCACGGGTAGCGAAACGAACTTTCTTGGAAGGATGA
- a CDS encoding lysophospholipid acyltransferase family protein: MTLTSHAIVLLAKLFSGFTVRWVDCQPDTCQRIYFANHTSHLDAVVLWSALPRELRAVTRPVAAKDYWSSSWFKQHLAHSFNALLVDRKEIKVHKSPIDIMLKQMGDVYSLIMFPEGGRSSGESEMTDFKSGLFYMAKKRPDLELVPVYIDNVNRILPRGEILPVPLLSCITIGPPIFLETGEPKHVFLKRAKASVQRLKEL; encoded by the coding sequence ATGACGTTGACTAGCCATGCAATCGTACTGCTTGCGAAGTTGTTTAGCGGGTTCACGGTCCGGTGGGTGGATTGCCAACCGGACACGTGCCAGCGAATCTACTTTGCCAATCACACAAGCCACCTGGACGCGGTGGTGTTGTGGTCTGCGCTGCCGCGTGAATTGCGGGCGGTGACGCGTCCGGTCGCGGCCAAAGACTATTGGTCGTCCAGCTGGTTCAAGCAGCACTTGGCCCACAGCTTCAACGCCTTGCTGGTTGACCGCAAAGAGATCAAGGTCCACAAGAGTCCAATCGACATCATGTTGAAACAGATGGGCGACGTTTACTCGTTGATCATGTTCCCCGAAGGCGGACGATCATCGGGCGAATCCGAAATGACGGACTTCAAGAGCGGGCTGTTTTATATGGCCAAGAAACGCCCGGACTTGGAACTGGTTCCCGTCTATATTGATAACGTGAATCGGATTTTGCCTCGCGGCGAGATTTTGCCGGTGCCGCTGTTGAGCTGCATCACGATCGGGCCGCCGATCTTCTTGGAAACGGGCGAGCCGAAGCACGTGTTTCTGAAACGGGCCAAAGCCTCGGTCCAACGGCTCAAAGAACTGTGA
- a CDS encoding histidine phosphatase family protein, which translates to MQLYLIRHAESENNARAPYLRVEDPAITAVGRLQSECLASWIKSLWIDHLITSPFLRTLQTTRFVTDVNPAGVNIWHDVFERGGCFRGYGPDATEGGIGLGRHEVARHVVEDATRCVVDESIGELGWWGGKPRETDEEAQQRATRVVRRFVDTFGSSGKTVVAVIHADFKRALLADMLGVTADPTIFGALRNTGVTKLDYDGDRWTLDWFNSVTHLPSKLITGNET; encoded by the coding sequence ATGCAACTTTATCTGATTCGACACGCCGAAAGTGAGAACAACGCGCGGGCACCGTACTTGCGAGTCGAAGACCCGGCTATTACCGCGGTCGGTCGGTTGCAGTCCGAATGCCTGGCATCGTGGATCAAGTCGCTGTGGATCGACCATCTGATCACCAGCCCGTTCCTGCGCACCCTCCAGACGACTCGGTTCGTTACCGACGTGAACCCCGCAGGCGTCAACATTTGGCACGATGTGTTCGAACGAGGTGGCTGTTTTCGTGGATATGGCCCTGATGCGACGGAAGGCGGCATCGGTTTGGGGCGTCACGAGGTCGCGCGGCACGTTGTCGAAGACGCGACGCGCTGCGTCGTCGATGAATCGATCGGTGAATTGGGTTGGTGGGGCGGCAAGCCTCGCGAAACGGACGAGGAAGCGCAGCAACGTGCGACGCGAGTCGTGCGTCGCTTCGTTGATACGTTCGGTTCGTCGGGAAAGACGGTTGTCGCCGTGATTCATGCCGACTTCAAACGCGCGTTGTTGGCCGACATGCTTGGCGTGACGGCTGATCCGACCATTTTCGGGGCCCTCCGCAATACCGGAGTCACTAAACTGGATTACGACGGCGATCGTTGGACGCTTGATTGGTTCAACTCCGTCACCCATTTGCCCTCGAAATTGATCACTGGTAACGAAACGTAG
- a CDS encoding DNA glycosylase AlkZ-like family protein yields MKMVEALGIREFRRRVVAGSFPEFNRVADALKKLHFVQADPIRSPARAQDLVLRQRVVGYGAGDLEQRFPQLDAEEGYLFAYGIMTPEVWRSLRHRPHPKLKKLERDVLSAVTEMGEVHPRGLDDRFGRKSVTNYWGGKSQETKQALDRLHHHGYLRVSRREKGIRVYEVPSDTDEQPGEQPSNALERYRHLALTTSFVFGPTTERFLVSELRSHNHLLPSRADRLAAVKSLVQTGALAEVEVAGVTYLWRRRDWMADEIPSRVRILAPFDPLVRDRERFEMLWDWTYRFEAYVPQAKRERGYYAMPVLWRDQVVGWANAKVVDDRLHVEFGYVEGRPRAKDFRSLAEAEVEAMTKFLGLESGSWELTL; encoded by the coding sequence ATGAAGATGGTTGAAGCACTGGGAATACGCGAGTTCCGGCGGCGCGTGGTTGCTGGTTCATTCCCTGAATTCAATCGTGTCGCCGACGCTTTGAAGAAATTGCATTTCGTCCAGGCTGACCCGATTCGATCACCGGCCCGGGCTCAGGATTTGGTGCTACGGCAACGTGTTGTCGGATACGGTGCGGGAGACTTGGAACAAAGGTTCCCCCAACTGGATGCGGAAGAAGGCTACTTGTTCGCTTATGGGATCATGACGCCCGAGGTCTGGCGAAGCCTTCGACATCGACCGCATCCTAAGCTAAAGAAACTGGAACGTGACGTTCTCAGCGCGGTCACCGAAATGGGCGAGGTTCATCCGCGTGGATTGGACGATCGATTCGGTCGCAAATCCGTGACGAACTATTGGGGCGGCAAGTCACAGGAAACGAAGCAAGCCTTAGACCGACTTCATCATCATGGATACTTGCGGGTCAGTCGTCGGGAAAAGGGAATTCGGGTTTACGAAGTTCCCTCGGACACCGATGAGCAACCGGGCGAGCAACCTTCCAATGCGTTGGAACGATATCGCCATCTCGCCCTAACGACTTCTTTTGTCTTTGGACCGACGACCGAGCGTTTTCTTGTTTCCGAACTGCGAAGCCACAACCATTTGCTTCCGTCGCGCGCCGACCGATTAGCTGCGGTGAAGTCCTTGGTTCAGACAGGGGCGTTGGCCGAAGTCGAAGTCGCGGGTGTCACCTATCTTTGGCGACGAAGGGATTGGATGGCAGACGAAATTCCCTCGCGAGTTCGAATCCTTGCTCCCTTTGATCCGTTGGTCCGCGATCGCGAGAGATTTGAGATGCTTTGGGATTGGACCTATCGATTCGAAGCGTATGTCCCGCAGGCGAAACGTGAGCGGGGCTACTATGCGATGCCCGTACTGTGGCGAGATCAAGTGGTTGGCTGGGCCAACGCGAAAGTCGTCGACGATCGTTTGCACGTTGAATTCGGATACGTCGAAGGCCGGCCTAGGGCGAAGGACTTTCGTTCGCTAGCAGAAGCCGAGGTGGAAGCGATGACGAAGTTCCTGGGCCTTGAAAGTGGATCTTGGGAGCTTACGCTTTGA
- the nadA gene encoding quinolinate synthase NadA, whose amino-acid sequence MVHELAPYKTLSSDELNTRISAVREQLGERLLILGHHYQQDEVIAQTDLRGDSYKLSEMAAASKACRTIVFCGVHFMAETADILANRPEKVAERDGAKVTVILPDMAAGCSMADMAGIAQVEAAWADMAEVIDTKKVIPVTYINSAASLKAFCGRNGGIVCTSSNAAAVLDWAFARGERVFFFPDQHLGRNTALKMDITEEQMPVWDPYALEMGGNTDEQIQNSRVILWKGHCSVHQMFRAEHVHGFRKQHPGIQILVHPECPREVNDLADISGSTGKIIDTVRKSPAGTKWAIGTELHLVNRLKAEHPEQEIHFLSPVLCMCATMYRIDLPHLCWTLENLRDGAVVNEIKVDDETTKWSLIALERMLAVK is encoded by the coding sequence ATGGTTCACGAATTGGCACCGTACAAGACGCTCAGCAGCGACGAACTGAACACTCGCATTTCGGCGGTTCGTGAACAACTTGGCGAGCGTCTGTTGATTCTGGGGCATCACTACCAGCAAGACGAAGTCATTGCCCAAACCGACCTGCGCGGCGACTCGTACAAGTTGTCCGAGATGGCGGCGGCAAGTAAGGCGTGCCGAACGATCGTGTTCTGTGGCGTTCACTTCATGGCCGAAACGGCTGACATTTTGGCGAATCGTCCGGAGAAAGTTGCCGAACGCGACGGGGCGAAAGTGACCGTGATCCTGCCGGACATGGCGGCGGGTTGTTCGATGGCCGACATGGCCGGCATTGCGCAGGTTGAAGCGGCTTGGGCCGACATGGCGGAGGTGATCGATACGAAAAAAGTCATTCCGGTGACATACATCAACAGCGCGGCAAGTTTGAAAGCGTTCTGTGGTCGCAACGGCGGCATCGTTTGCACCAGCAGCAACGCGGCGGCCGTTTTGGATTGGGCATTCGCGCGTGGCGAACGCGTGTTCTTCTTTCCCGACCAACACCTCGGTCGAAACACCGCATTAAAGATGGACATCACCGAAGAACAGATGCCCGTGTGGGATCCGTACGCGCTGGAGATGGGCGGCAACACCGACGAGCAAATCCAAAACAGTAGAGTGATTCTATGGAAGGGGCACTGCAGTGTTCACCAGATGTTTCGCGCCGAACATGTACACGGTTTCCGCAAACAGCATCCCGGCATCCAAATTTTGGTGCACCCCGAGTGTCCGCGCGAAGTCAATGACTTGGCCGACATCTCTGGCAGCACCGGGAAGATCATCGACACCGTTCGCAAATCGCCGGCGGGCACCAAGTGGGCGATCGGGACGGAGTTACACCTGGTCAATCGATTGAAGGCCGAACATCCCGAGCAAGAGATTCACTTTCTTAGCCCCGTCCTATGCATGTGCGCAACGATGTATCGCATCGACTTGCCCCACTTGTGCTGGACGCTCGAGAACTTACGTGACGGGGCGGTCGTGAACGAAATCAAGGTCGACGACGAAACCACCAAGTGGAGTTTGATCGCGTTGGAACGAATGTTGGCCGTCAAGTAA
- a CDS encoding M48 family metallopeptidase encodes MSETFQIACTECKQRLKVRQSARGKVVACPKCKTRVRIPLAKPDRPSYPSTPQANLPKQSRQQQSPPTAGALQPTNTPAPGKMASKDDEDLPVGKLLGSVSIPSPESFDFGAVPQTEAQHADQPDDFFGIAMPPAQATPFVAPKSRSATTPAIAPGSTPKAIQQDLSKVITQQLTGSIPNHRVSLGYRIGLSVNAVFMLMLPMAYLGLILLSIYGMYHYTFDVMPTMLQRLPRGRVAIIAMALYLTPIIAGITVIIFMIKPIFVAIIQPGDPRKRSINRENEPLLFELVDRICDVTGAPKPTRIDVDSEVNASASYGRGLRSLFSNDLVLTIGVPLVAGLNSREFAGVLAHEFGHFSQGAGMRASYLIRSINLWFARVVYQRDGLDEALDEAIAESENGFGLILLVAKLCVTLVRGVMWVFMMIAHATSCFLMRQMEFDADRYEAFVSGSDTFASTSRSMRLLGHAQHAAMIGLTDLIDKAVMIDDLPKMISVLERSMAQKSRQRILDGGENERTGLFDSHPCDAERVVAAAKWNAPGMWTVERPARDLFRHYDGLCRGVTQDFYRNQIGRLIDPNELQPVEQHLAGFSAW; translated from the coding sequence ATGAGCGAGACATTTCAAATTGCCTGTACCGAGTGCAAACAACGCCTGAAGGTGCGTCAATCGGCTCGAGGCAAGGTGGTCGCCTGTCCGAAGTGCAAAACGAGAGTACGCATTCCTTTGGCGAAGCCCGATCGTCCGTCGTACCCTTCGACACCCCAAGCAAACCTTCCAAAACAATCTCGGCAACAGCAGTCACCTCCGACCGCCGGCGCGCTGCAACCAACGAACACGCCCGCGCCAGGCAAGATGGCGAGCAAAGACGACGAAGACTTGCCGGTGGGTAAATTGTTGGGCAGTGTTTCCATTCCATCGCCCGAGTCGTTCGACTTTGGTGCAGTACCGCAGACCGAAGCCCAGCACGCCGATCAGCCCGATGACTTCTTTGGCATCGCGATGCCGCCCGCCCAAGCAACACCGTTTGTCGCACCAAAATCGCGGTCCGCGACAACACCGGCCATCGCCCCGGGGTCGACGCCCAAAGCAATTCAACAAGATTTGTCAAAGGTCATCACCCAGCAACTGACGGGCAGCATTCCCAACCACCGCGTTTCGCTGGGTTACCGGATCGGATTGTCGGTCAACGCAGTCTTTATGTTGATGCTGCCGATGGCCTATCTCGGTTTGATTTTGCTAAGCATCTATGGCATGTATCACTACACGTTTGACGTGATGCCGACGATGCTGCAGCGATTGCCACGCGGACGTGTGGCGATCATTGCGATGGCACTTTATTTGACGCCGATCATCGCCGGCATCACCGTGATCATCTTCATGATCAAGCCCATCTTTGTTGCCATCATTCAGCCCGGTGACCCTAGAAAGCGTTCGATCAATCGCGAAAATGAACCGTTACTGTTTGAATTGGTAGACCGCATTTGCGATGTCACTGGCGCACCGAAGCCCACTCGCATCGACGTCGATAGTGAAGTGAACGCGTCGGCATCGTACGGCCGAGGGCTGCGAAGTCTGTTCAGCAACGATCTGGTTCTGACGATCGGTGTCCCGCTTGTCGCCGGTTTGAACTCGCGAGAGTTTGCCGGAGTGCTGGCCCATGAATTTGGGCATTTTTCGCAAGGCGCGGGAATGCGAGCGAGTTACCTGATTCGTTCCATCAATCTGTGGTTCGCGCGAGTCGTCTACCAGCGTGACGGATTGGACGAAGCCCTGGACGAAGCGATTGCCGAGAGTGAAAACGGATTCGGGCTGATCCTGTTGGTCGCCAAGTTGTGCGTGACGCTTGTCCGGGGCGTGATGTGGGTGTTCATGATGATCGCCCACGCAACAAGTTGCTTTTTGATGCGACAAATGGAATTCGACGCCGATCGCTATGAAGCATTCGTCAGCGGAAGCGACACGTTTGCGTCCACAAGCCGGTCGATGCGACTTCTGGGGCACGCGCAACATGCGGCCATGATCGGTTTGACCGACTTGATCGACAAAGCAGTGATGATCGATGATCTGCCCAAGATGATCAGTGTGCTCGAGCGTTCGATGGCCCAGAAGTCGCGCCAAAGAATCTTGGACGGCGGCGAGAACGAACGAACGGGCTTGTTCGATTCGCACCCTTGTGATGCCGAGCGGGTCGTGGCTGCGGCGAAATGGAATGCGCCGGGCATGTGGACCGTCGAGCGACCGGCTCGCGATTTATTTCGGCACTACGACGGGCTTTGCCGCGGCGTCACGCAAGACTTCTATCGCAATCAAATCGGCCGTTTGATCGACCCGAACGAGCTTCAGCCCGTCGAGCAGCATCTGGCGGGCTTTTCGGCTTGGTGA
- a CDS encoding 6-phosphogluconolactonase has translation MVASPNERIACRIFSRASDASIAAAAEIANLIRAKSSRGEQTVLGLVAGSSPVGVYTELVRLHRAGELSFASVVTFNSDEYHPMHSGELQSTSRFMHDHLLDHVDIDPANVYLPDGTIPKDQAAAFCARYEQSIRDAGGIDIQLLGVNRAGHIGLNEPGSDRSSRTRLITLDTPTRTDAASDFFGAENVPRHAITMGVGTLLSARRILMLAFGEGKADVVARMVEGYAGANVPATFLQDHPSAEILLDEASASALTRIRSPWLLGEVAWDDAAIRRAVIDLAEGLDKAILKLTDGDYNENGLQDLLAAHGNSYDINLTVFRQLQSTITGWPGGKPEHRKRPGDRPGHRDDIFPKRVMVFSPHPDDDVISMGGTLIRLVDQGHDVHIAYQTSGNIAVFDEDALRFAEFVEDFCSEFEIQADGLDQLSQHIDSFLRKKQPGQLDSDEVLRIKGLIRRGEARQGARCCGVPDANLHYLDLPFYQTGRITKSPLSKKDVDITVDLLRSTQPHQIYAAGDLSDPHGTHRTCLSAILQACVICQNDPWYEACAVWMYRGAWQEWSPHQIEMAVPLSPLEVSRKRVAIFKHESQKDRALFPGSDIREFWQRAEARNADTAMRYDKLGLAEYAAIEGFVRWDGKTGIDL, from the coding sequence ATGGTTGCGAGTCCCAACGAACGAATTGCTTGTCGAATTTTCTCGCGAGCGTCGGACGCATCGATCGCCGCCGCAGCCGAGATCGCAAATCTGATCCGCGCCAAGTCGTCACGTGGTGAACAGACCGTGCTGGGCTTGGTTGCCGGGTCGTCCCCGGTTGGCGTCTATACCGAATTGGTACGATTGCATCGTGCCGGCGAGTTATCGTTCGCCAGCGTGGTGACGTTCAATTCCGATGAGTATCATCCGATGCATTCGGGTGAACTGCAAAGCACGTCGCGGTTCATGCACGATCATCTGCTCGATCACGTCGACATTGACCCGGCCAATGTGTATTTGCCCGATGGAACGATCCCCAAAGACCAAGCCGCCGCGTTTTGTGCGCGATACGAGCAATCCATTCGCGATGCCGGCGGAATCGACATCCAACTGCTGGGCGTCAATCGCGCTGGGCATATTGGATTGAATGAACCCGGTTCCGATCGCAGTTCGCGAACCCGTTTGATCACGCTGGACACACCGACGCGAACCGATGCGGCGAGCGACTTTTTTGGTGCCGAAAATGTCCCGCGTCATGCGATCACGATGGGCGTCGGAACGCTGTTGTCGGCACGCCGCATTTTGATGCTGGCGTTCGGCGAAGGCAAAGCAGACGTCGTTGCAAGGATGGTCGAAGGTTATGCCGGCGCGAACGTGCCGGCGACGTTCTTGCAAGATCACCCGAGTGCGGAAATTTTGCTGGACGAAGCATCTGCGTCGGCGCTCACTCGCATCCGATCTCCGTGGTTGTTGGGTGAAGTGGCTTGGGACGACGCGGCGATCCGACGGGCAGTGATCGATTTGGCCGAGGGTTTGGACAAGGCGATTCTGAAACTGACCGATGGTGACTACAACGAGAACGGGTTGCAGGATCTGTTGGCTGCCCATGGCAACAGTTACGACATCAACTTGACCGTGTTTCGACAGTTGCAATCCACGATCACGGGCTGGCCCGGCGGGAAACCCGAACATCGAAAACGACCGGGCGATCGTCCCGGGCATCGCGACGACATTTTTCCCAAACGCGTGATGGTGTTCTCGCCGCACCCCGACGACGACGTCATCTCGATGGGAGGAACTTTGATTCGATTGGTCGACCAGGGGCACGACGTTCACATCGCCTACCAGACGTCGGGAAATATCGCCGTGTTCGATGAAGACGCGCTTCGGTTTGCCGAGTTCGTCGAAGACTTCTGTAGCGAATTCGAAATCCAAGCCGACGGGCTGGATCAGCTATCCCAACACATCGATAGTTTTTTGCGAAAGAAACAGCCTGGCCAATTGGACAGCGATGAAGTCCTGCGGATCAAGGGTTTGATTCGACGCGGCGAGGCTCGCCAGGGCGCCCGCTGCTGTGGCGTGCCGGATGCCAACCTGCATTACCTTGACCTGCCGTTCTATCAGACCGGCCGAATCACCAAGAGTCCGCTGTCGAAAAAGGACGTCGATATCACGGTGGATTTACTTCGATCGACTCAGCCGCATCAGATCTACGCGGCTGGCGATTTATCGGACCCGCACGGAACGCACCGCACGTGTTTGTCGGCGATCCTTCAGGCCTGTGTGATCTGCCAGAACGATCCTTGGTACGAAGCATGTGCGGTGTGGATGTACCGCGGCGCTTGGCAAGAATGGTCGCCGCATCAAATTGAAATGGCGGTACCGCTTAGCCCGTTGGAAGTATCTCGCAAACGCGTCGCGATCTTCAAACATGAATCGCAAAAGGATCGAGCCCTGTTCCCCGGTTCGGACATTCGCGAGTTCTGGCAGCGGGCGGAAGCACGAAACGCCGACACGGCGATGCGCTATGATAAACTGGGTCTCGCCGAATACGCCGCGATCGAGGGCTTTGTACGCTGGGACGGAAAGACCGGCATCGACTTGTAG
- a CDS encoding alkaline phosphatase D family protein — translation MTPLTRRFALKCIGLGGAWIGFAPKVSAQDTLTATTSTAASVSWSNTNDRVWLGGNVWANPMENWRVVDGAAECQSAGGNRNVHCLTHQVTNAKGSMSMSVVIRQIEKKMSDGGVGFRIGVRSDIGDHRANCFAGGGINAGIIGGQLVLGNKRQAIDVDVTKDTLLSLIAVPGDGGGVELTLAVADDEGNPIGQISRMVDADAILGNVSIVNNFDGAAKVSQGARYRFSDWLIDGDAFEAKPENAFGPILWSMYSLSDSRSDEGFVLKSSVLTGPMGDDDNQQAEFWVQRDGQWKSMGTAKLDTDAWTATIRIPNWDETKETTYKWVYVEKHRDGTETVNEWVGRIRPNPSGRPLRIGALTCQNDYAFPYEPVAKNVAKMDPDLVYFSGDQIYESHGGYGIIRQPAVPAILNYLRKYYQFGWSFREVMRDRPTICLPDDHDVFQGNIWGEGGAPMDVDDGGASSNGGYIEPARMVNVVHITNTAHHPDAYDPAPVKQGISVYYGDMVYGGVGFAILADRQFKSGPQHVDTGSGRADHVHDQGFDTSVLDKPGLILLGDRQEAFLKHWANDWRGHSMKVLLSQTVFAGMATHHGGYDGYLKADLDCGGWPQTPRDRAIEILRPSKALHINGDQHLTSLCQYGVDRQRDSNWSFCTPAIAVGYPRWWRADEMNMPHANRPKHGNSDTGEYLDGLGNKVYVYAVGNPEVATKKNRYEKAHQKASGFGFVTIDTDAKTYFVEAYKFAIDPADGNPDNQFPGWPVTIHQDENAGENRLQ, via the coding sequence ATGACACCACTGACACGACGATTCGCACTGAAGTGCATTGGACTTGGCGGCGCATGGATCGGTTTTGCACCGAAGGTTTCGGCTCAAGACACCTTGACGGCCACGACCAGCACGGCGGCTTCGGTTTCTTGGTCCAACACCAACGACCGCGTATGGTTGGGCGGGAACGTTTGGGCGAACCCGATGGAAAATTGGCGCGTCGTTGACGGTGCCGCCGAGTGCCAATCGGCGGGAGGCAACCGAAACGTGCATTGTTTGACGCACCAAGTCACGAACGCGAAAGGATCGATGTCCATGTCGGTCGTCATTCGCCAAATCGAAAAGAAGATGTCCGACGGCGGAGTCGGGTTTCGCATCGGCGTTCGATCCGACATTGGTGACCACCGTGCGAACTGTTTCGCTGGCGGCGGAATCAACGCGGGAATCATTGGCGGCCAACTGGTGCTCGGCAACAAGCGGCAAGCGATCGATGTCGATGTCACGAAAGATACGCTGCTGTCGTTGATCGCAGTGCCCGGTGATGGCGGCGGAGTCGAATTGACGTTGGCGGTCGCTGATGACGAAGGCAACCCGATCGGCCAAATTTCTCGGATGGTCGATGCCGATGCCATCTTGGGCAACGTTTCAATCGTCAACAACTTTGACGGAGCCGCCAAGGTCAGCCAAGGGGCACGCTATCGGTTTAGCGATTGGTTGATTGATGGTGATGCGTTCGAAGCGAAACCGGAAAACGCGTTCGGTCCCATTTTGTGGTCGATGTATTCGCTAAGCGATTCACGGTCGGATGAGGGCTTTGTGTTGAAGTCCAGTGTGCTGACCGGGCCGATGGGCGACGACGACAACCAGCAAGCTGAATTCTGGGTCCAACGTGACGGCCAATGGAAGTCGATGGGAACGGCCAAGCTAGACACGGATGCCTGGACGGCAACCATTCGAATCCCCAATTGGGACGAAACGAAGGAAACAACGTACAAATGGGTTTACGTCGAAAAGCATCGTGATGGAACGGAAACGGTCAACGAATGGGTGGGAAGGATTCGTCCGAATCCTTCGGGACGGCCCCTTCGGATCGGTGCGTTGACATGCCAAAACGATTACGCGTTTCCCTACGAACCCGTTGCCAAGAATGTCGCCAAGATGGATCCCGACTTGGTCTATTTTTCCGGTGACCAGATTTACGAATCGCACGGTGGCTACGGAATCATCCGCCAACCCGCCGTGCCAGCGATTTTGAACTACTTACGCAAGTACTATCAGTTCGGCTGGTCGTTTCGCGAAGTGATGCGAGACCGTCCAACGATTTGCTTGCCCGACGACCACGATGTTTTTCAAGGAAACATTTGGGGCGAAGGCGGCGCGCCGATGGATGTCGACGACGGTGGCGCGTCGTCCAACGGCGGCTATATCGAACCGGCGCGGATGGTCAATGTGGTTCACATCACCAACACGGCGCACCATCCCGATGCCTACGATCCGGCACCCGTCAAGCAAGGGATCAGCGTCTACTATGGCGACATGGTCTACGGCGGCGTCGGCTTTGCGATCCTGGCGGATCGTCAATTCAAGAGCGGGCCCCAGCACGTCGATACCGGCAGTGGCCGCGCGGACCACGTCCACGATCAGGGCTTCGACACTTCGGTCTTGGACAAGCCGGGATTGATTTTGTTGGGCGACCGCCAGGAAGCTTTCTTGAAACATTGGGCCAACGATTGGCGCGGTCACTCGATGAAAGTGCTACTCAGCCAGACCGTTTTCGCCGGTATGGCGACGCACCACGGCGGTTACGATGGTTACTTGAAAGCCGATTTGGATTGTGGCGGTTGGCCGCAAACGCCTCGCGACCGTGCGATCGAAATCCTGCGACCCAGCAAGGCGCTGCACATCAACGGTGATCAACACCTGACGTCGCTCTGCCAGTACGGTGTCGATCGTCAACGCGATTCGAATTGGTCATTCTGTACGCCGGCGATTGCGGTGGGATATCCGCGTTGGTGGCGAGCCGACGAGATGAACATGCCGCACGCCAACCGGCCCAAGCATGGAAATTCCGACACCGGTGAATACTTAGACGGACTGGGCAACAAGGTTTACGTGTACGCGGTGGGCAATCCCGAAGTCGCGACAAAAAAGAACCGCTACGAAAAGGCTCACCAAAAGGCCAGTGGATTCGGGTTCGTGACCATCGATACGGACGCGAAAACGTACTTCGTCGAAGCGTACAAGTTCGCGATTGATCCGGCCGACGGAAATCCCGATAACCAGTTCCCGGGCTGGCCGGTGACGATACACCAAGATGAAAACGCAGGCGAGAATCGCTTGCAGTGA